The Rhodamnia argentea isolate NSW1041297 chromosome 7, ASM2092103v1, whole genome shotgun sequence genome contains the following window.
TATCGGCTCCTACAAGGTTACCAAAATGTAACAAACCCAATATTGAAGAGCTAAATATCTACCAATTCTAGAACCTTTGAAACACATTACTTACTCAAAGAAATAAAGTAGCCACCCCCATCGGCATGAGGCTTAATTGACAAGCTCTTCCTCACTTGACCAGCATTGCTGCAGGAAGAGTTCCTTGTCAATGTCACCACGTACTACATGAAAGTTAGTAATGACTTCCAATTTCCAAAGAGACCCAAACTATTGCATCCCAAGTATACATACAGTAAAAAATTCAGGTAGAATAAGAAACATTGGAAAACATACATAAACAGGTGAAAACAAAATGAGCcagaccagaaaaaaaaaaaaaataaagaagaaaaccgTCAAGCCATATGAAGTTAGAGGAAGGCAAAGCAAGTAAAGATCTATCAGAAGCAAGTCGGTCTAATAACCTGGACAGCATTGAAGGATCATGAAAGAATTCACAGGAATCTTTTGAACCCAGACTTATAAGGGATCCAATCTCAGTGGCTGACAAAGCAAAAAGCTgtagaaaagaaacaaatacaGAATATTTGTCAGACAAACCATGCATTTCGCATTTCATTCATTGTATCATAAAGGATATTTGTAAAGAGACTTCATGTAGAGTAACTAATTTGCATGTATGGGAAAAACCGTAGTATGAACTTTATAAACAGACTAATGTTACCTGTCGCTTTTCCCAATCATACTTGCGCTCACCAATAGCAGGCCAAAATCGCAACATCATGACACCATGTCTATCAACTTTAAGACCAGCACCAGACTGTTAAATACAAAGGATAATACAGTGAAAACAGAAAGTGGTTACCACATGCTTTTTGCTATATTCTAACGAACATGCGGAACACAGACATACCTCCAATTTACTGAAAGTAGGGAGAACCGGGGACAGAGAGAGTGCAGCTTTCCCCTTGTATACACAATATGGAGCAAATATTCGATTTACAGTACCTCCTGTAAATTCCATATGCACATTAAAGAAATAAGTAAAACTGTTGAATCATCacaagagagatgagagagcACTTAGTAATTCCCCTAAGCTACATACGATACCTGCGGCATTAAAATTTTGTCTTGCAGTTGAATACCCAGCCTTGGAAATATGACAGGGACCAAATGAAGAAACTCTACAGCACACAGCTTCCCCCAGTAAATTTCTTCCAGACAATCCCATCCTATTCACCATCAGACAATTCCATAGTCAAAATGTGTTGCCAAATGTGAGTGACAAGCTAAATATTAGCAAAGTTGGGTAAGTATCGAGATAAGTACCCATCCTCTGCACCATACAGGCATTAAATGGCATAAAATGGGAAAGAAAAGTGCTAGAAATCTCTAAAGGCCGCGGCCACCCGTCCATTGTTTCTATACATATAGAGCACTTAAACCAGACTACAATTCTAACTCCTAACCAAGCCCATACGGTTCAACATAAGTTCCACTCAATACATACCAAACTTGAGAATATTTTTTGTGTGTATCCCAGCTCAACCTTACTAAGTAACCAAATAAACCAAGCACAACTCAACTATTCAATTTTCATCAAGTCATACACAAGCTTGAGCTCATAAGGTTGACAATGATGATTTAGCAATAACACTCCTCAGCAGTTGAATGCTCCATGCATCAACTAAATTTAAATATGTATATCATCTTCTTAAAATGAAACTGACAGCATTAATTTACATCATCAGACCAACTTCCAAATAACAATTAAAAGAACAGCACACTTTTATCCAGCTAAAAAGTTACAAGACCAAGGGACAAAACACcgattagacaaaaaaagaataggtAAATACAAAATCCACTTAAGCAAATTGTTATTTCAAGTGTTATACCCGATCCTCCATAGCTTTCTTCtgaaatgatccatgaacttcaGGGGCACACCTACAACAGAACATAAATAGTCAAATAAGCACACATATAATGGGTATAAACATTTCAAATAGCAAACACAAACACAGAGtattggtaaatttatcatcatcatcatcatcgagagagagagagagagagagagagagagagagagagttgtgcgATCACAAGATCATATCAAAGCATGGACATCCATCAGTAATCACTGATTTTGCTGAAAGATTAAATTATAGTTTTTGGTGAGAAAATACTCGAGCTGAAAATCATAAAGACAGAGCTTACGGTTTGAAGAAGATGGGACTTGGTAATTCGTTGAGCCTGCAAGTTCATCCCATACAACTTCAAATTTGCCTTTCTtagattgaaaaagaaaaatggatagAGAAGAACCATAAAACGATGCttcaatcattttcttgaaagtacTATACCAAGCAAAGGCACAGTTAAGTCTACgttttaaatttcaaagttcaGAAAGACAAATACTGAACTCATTGAGTACCTAGTTAATGAACACAAGCACTGTGACAAAATTGTCAATTATCTCCAGCTGATGAATTTGAAGCATGAGACAATCAAGTGGTGCAGTGAGATTTCAAGCAACAACCAACTGAAAATTTGGGCGATCGACTCAGCCTTGATACAGTTGATAACAGCCAAACACCAATGTGATCTGAGTTGTCATTTCAATGATTCGAAGAAGGATTGAACTCTCTAAAATAGCACTTAGATTTCCCAACATATTAATAGCACAATGCATCAAGATTCAACAAGCAAAAACACCAGTAACCATTCTCCGTCAATCTCAggcaaaattttcaatcttttcaGGTGACCATGTAACATGTATGAAACTTCCCACAACTCCCAGAACCCGTGCCAATGAGAAAATTAATGCATCCCAGATAACATAAATTATGAAACTATTTGACGCGACATGGCCTTCCCAGGCTCCAGCATTGTCGACCctcgacaaaaaaaagaagagaagaagatggagcCCTCTTGGTTTCATGGCtcacaacaaaaatttcaacttttaggCCTAAAACTCCATTTCCAGATCAAAATTTTCGAAATCGAAACTCCCCTTCGTAACAATGGAGAGCACGATCCGAGTAGATAGAAAATCGAGCACCCAAACCGACAGCTACAGCTTCCGTCGAGCAACCACAAATCACACAGCAGATagattgagagagggagagatgcgAGTGAAGTGACGAAGAACGCCTTACTCAGAGTTCCTCCAAGCGAAAGATGTGAACTCAGAAGGTCAGAGAGCACAGATTGAGCTCTTGAACACGACGCTTCCACTTTCCAGAGCGACAAAGTTGAGACCTTTAGGCCCAGGCGCGCTTGTCCAGCTTAGTTGAAGCTGAGATTTTTCTAGGGTTTTGGTTTTCTTTACCCTCTGATCAAACTTTCTTTGCAATTGCGCCCCTGAAGCGACGAGCATAATTCGATTCAAACGGCTCAATTCTCGAGaggtaatttccttttttttttcttaaaaaaaaaaagaaattacattttgtttcattgaaaacttAAGAGAAAAAGTCATAACAAATCTTAAACTATGTTcactatgacatatttatcttaaattttctTGTGAcggaaaaaatgtcaaatttatacatgtatgacatatttaccctccatCAAGATTTCTTGAGATGATTTTTCAACCAAAACaatattgttttattttcttcaaattatgTGGGCGTCACATCAATACCGTTTGCTTTTTGTTGCTCATGAAGGCAAATTGTTTGACGGTTCTCATTGATGGAACTTTGGGgagagtaaatatgtcacacaagtataaatttgtcatttttttaatataaaaaaacagTTTATAGTAAATATGACACAATACGCATATATTGAGGTTTTTGTAGGTTTTGCCCAAAACTTTATAACTAAGGAAAACgatatttcatttgtttcatggcttagaaaaattatttccttcTTGTTAAATGACGGaaagtcaaaaaatatattttcaaaaaatagttttccttcAAACTAACAGACCCTTAAGTATTTCATCCAAATCGAACCAAATTGAATTGTGCTCATCCTAACTCTACTTAATTTGGTTTTTTGCAATCGCTTAGAAATCGACCAAAAGCAAATCCAGTTGAAAACAACTCGCTTGAAACCCACGCTCATTCGAGGTCGCTTGGGCCTTTGCCCCTACTCCACGTAGGATGGGAgaaaaaattgtcgaaaaagtattaaacctattacactttaaactttttccaattcagtcctaaattttttaattttgctaattcaatcccaaatcttttaatctttggtcaattgagtcattcTCGGCCCATTTGGACttgaaattgctaatgtggacatcGACCATTGTACATGGCACGGGTGacgatttttgaattttttttgaattaattttttctttttctttaaaaaagagatattttaatttgaaaaaataataaaataaaaaattattaaaaattatctacgtcggcgcCGCTTGTACTACGTAAGACAATTGACATTCACGTCTGcaatttcaagtcaaaattgattggaaggacTCTATTGCCCaaaggtgaaaatatttaagactgaattagtaaaaatgtaataggtttaagacttttttagataattttacCTAAGATGGGAAGGCCatttaattttgacaaaaaaccCACACCCAAGTTCCACAGCCTTGGATCCGCTATCTTGATCATGATTTTCCTACCCCCATGGGGAAAGGTCCCCTATGGTAACGGGGTTCAAGAATTATGGTCAACAAACAGTATGAGCCGTAAGGTATATTGGTCAAGGGTTGACGAAATTGGATATTGATTAAATTGTATTCTATATTTAATACATATTAATCATTTATAATAGCTATAACGAATCGGACTACTGCCAAAAGTGAATCACGGAAGAAAGGACTCACTAAGCCGGGATCGGAAAAGaatcaatagaaaaaggaagaatcGGAATTGATCGATCTATTTCTCAAAACATCTTTCTTGGTATATCCAGATAATAGGTAGGAGCATAAACTGAAATATTCTCTAGCACTGCTTCCTAAGGGCAGCGTGTCTACCGATTTCACTattctattttataaaaaaaaaattgacctctattttttgtttgataTAATAAAATTgctctcgaaaaggaatttatTGATAGCTCTCCCAATTTACTAGACCGTAGGTGGGATGATTTACTTCAATGAATTTTCACCCTAAGGGAAGTTCTGCGAATGGGAATGAGGTCTCCTATTGCTCCATCTTGTCTTTCGCCACAAAGACATGATACGAGGATGGGGCACGGTCTTGAGGATATCCGGTGGTCATCTCCATTTTCATCCTTATTACCTGTCAAGGCATGCATTTTTAAATTGCTAGTCCGACAAAAAGTTGACATGTTATGGAGTGTAGCGGGGCTGTTGGATTTTGCGGAAGATAAAGTGAAAGTGGGTGTTAGTTTTTGTGTTAACGTGAGGACTGAGCAAAGAGACAAGAGTGGATAAGAATGGGCAAGGGAATCACAAACCACAAAGTGAGAGAAATGTCTTTATAAATAGTTGTAGATTACAAGTGGAAAAGGAGGAGCTTTTTGTAGGTAGGTTTCTAGTCGTTCTGCTTCCTACAAGGCTGAGAACTCTTGTCTATTTATATGCAAGTTTCACCGACATAGGAGCCACCGATTTTAGACTTTACAGATTTTTTGTCCTACAATTTTTTACTAATACAAAGATGTGTTTCGATCTCAATTTTTTGACACTTGAAGATGTTTTTTTTCCAGCCCACACTTTTTTTTCAGTGGGCTAAAATCACTACATTAACTTAATCGATTTCATTTCCTAATTAAGAATTATGTATAATAAAAAGTATGACCCAAAACATACCATGGTGGGCCTTCGACTGAAGTGAAGTCGTAACAAAGTAACCATAGGGAAACGCGTGGCTGCACTGAATCTTGCACAATGGAAATGCCCTCTTCCCTTGCAAGCATCTACTCCtaacaaaatgaaaagcaacGAGCTCCGTAACATAAGCAAACAGACTCGTACTAGTAGCGTGCATCCATTTTTCAGTTGGCTTATGATCAAAGCTTGACAAATAGAGTTACGTCCAAAACCTAAACTAGGTTGGCAAAAGCCCTCTCTACGTTTGCTTAGTCAAGTTGCTTGAGTTGTGCGAGAGGTTGTTTTTTGAAAACTATTCTATAATGGTGCCTTAGCCTATCGAtggtttagggctttttctTGCCGGGCTTGAAAAATTACTAGCACCTTAGTGAAAGGATGAAGGGCCAACCAACATAGGAGGCTAGCTTGCTTTAATATTACATTGGATTACGTGTAGGCAGAATTAGGAATGATACATGATTTTAACAAAGGAGGGTTGCACATGCCAAATTAACTAAGACAAAACTAGACTTTGATAccatattagaaagtccaatgcAATGCTTACACATATAGGTAAAGAGAGATCACGTGTATACAAATAGCATATGTATAAAAGAGCCTAACATAGCTAGGTTAAGAGATAATTGAGCCTACAATGTCAACGTTGTTAGGATCTCGTATAGGCCTTTATGGCCCTGGCCTGTAAATGGACCTTATGAGcctctaaaatatttttttataccaTGACCAATGCCCCAATTAGTTCTATACATGTGACCTGCTATCAAGAAAAGAATTGCAATATCTAAATGATGGTGAACAATATCAGTCAGCCATAGACCCCTAGTTCTTGGATCTAATCCTCCAtaaaaagtaagaaattccaCATATTTTGACCAATTCAAGGTAAAAAATGGGGTTGCTCCCTCGGCAAATCTTTTAACAAAGTTTGTGCCTATTCAGCAATATGTTTACTGTCACCGTGCAAAAAACCATCCAATGACAATGGCATTAAGGCATTGAAGatgaggttttctttttttttttatttaactacCCTTTTATATCCGGTGGAGGTGGCGGCTCCCgcaagaaaatagaagaagtgGCGTTGAATGAGATCTTTTAACAATGTTTGTGCCTGTATGAAACACCTTTTGAAAGCAAATATAAGCTCGGCAATTTGTTTACagtcaccatcgaaaaagcccTCCAATAACAATGGCATTGAGGCATTGA
Protein-coding sequences here:
- the LOC115746787 gene encoding single-stranded DNA-binding protein WHY2, mitochondrial; this encodes MDHFRRKLWRIGMGLSGRNLLGEAVCCRVSSFGPCHISKAGYSTARQNFNAAGGTVNRIFAPYCVYKGKAALSLSPVLPTFSKLESGAGLKVDRHGVMMLRFWPAIGERKYDWEKRQLFALSATEIGSLISLGSKDSCEFFHDPSMLSSNAGQVRKSLSIKPHADGGGYFISLSVTNNILKTNERFTVPVTAAEFAVMKTACSFALPHIMGWDRYTNNLRHGADENPSKVDKQLLDLEWDK